TTTAAGANNNNNNNNNNTTGCGAGGCTCTTCAGGGCTATAGCCTATGCAGAGCGGGTTCATGCAACCAATCATCTTAATGCCTTAAATGGAAGTAACCTTACACTTGATAATCTTGATATCGCAATTGAGGGAGAAAACTATGAGGTTCAGGAGATGTATCCTGCCTATAAGGCAGTAGCTGAACTTCAAGATGAGAAAAAGGCGGTCAGATCGATGCATTATGCGCTTGAAGCAGAAAAGATTCATTCTGCTCTATATTCTGAGGCCAAGGATGCTGTAAAGGGTGGTAAGGATCTTGACATTGGTGAGATTAATATCTGTCCTGTATGTGGTCATACTGTTGTCGGAAAGGTGCCCGAGAGATGTCCTATTTGCGGTGTTCAGGGTGAGAAGTTTAAGAGATTTTAGTCTTTCCTTAATAAAGAATCTTAAAGCGCATTGCGCTATGAATTTATAGTAAGGCAGGAGGATTTATGAAGGGAGATCCCAGACTTATTGAGACATTGAATTCATTGCTTGCTGATGAACTAACGGCAATCAATCAGTACATGGTCCATTCTGAGATGTGCGCAAACTGGGGATATGAGAAGCTTCACAAACATTTTGAGCAGAGAGCAATTACAGAGATGAGGCATGCAGAAAAACTCATAGGAAGGATTATCTTCCTTGAGGGTATTCCCATTGTATCGAAACTTAGGGAAATGCACATAGGTGATGAAATTCCAAAGATGCTTGCCAGTGACCATGCATTAGAGATGGCTGCTATAAAAGCCTACAATGAGGCAATAAAACTTGCAGGCGAGGTCAATGATTTTGCTACGAGAGAGATCCTTGAGGACATTCTGAAGGATGAAGACCAGCATGTAGATGGTATAGAAGAGCTTCAGGACCAGATAAGCCATATGACACTACCTGTTTTTCTGACAACCCAGATAGAAAAATAAACTTATGGTGCGGGTTAATGCCCGCACCGCAAATTCTGTTTCTACTTATGGGCTCAATTGATATTCATAAAAGATTACCTCCTGGACAGAAGTTGAGGACAGACTTTCCTGTCTTGCATTATGGAGATGTTCCTGAAATTTCCATTTCTGAATGGAAATTCAGGGTAAAAGGATTGATAAAAAATGATCTCATATTTACTTATAAAGATTTTTTGAAACTCCCCTCTGTTGAACTGGTTACAGATTTTCACTGTGTGACAGGATGGTCTAAATTTGACCTCAAATGGAAAGGTGTTCTTTTTAAGACAATAGCACTTCTTGCCGAACCTCTGTTGGAAGCCAGGTTTGTAAATATTTTGGCTTATGGTGGATACTCAACAAACCTTCCCCTGGAAGTAGCAATGGATGATGATGTAATATTTGCCTATGAATATGATGGAAAGACTTTGACACCAGAGCATGGCTATCCACTAAGGCTTGTTGTTCCAAAGAGATATGCATATAAAAGCGCAAAATGGGTGAGGGAAGTAGAATTTCTTAAAGAAGACAGACCAGGTTTCTGGGAAGTGAGAGGCTACAGTAACACAGCAGATCCCTGGAAAGAGGAAAGGTATGCATAAAATAGCCGGTAAAAGAGGAGCAGTCAAAAGAAGGGATTTTTTAAAGATAGCTGGTGGAATCATGGCATCAACAATCTTGCCTTCCTGCTTAAGCAATAATGTCCCTCTGCTTAAAAATGAGGATAGACCTGGATTCTATATAAGATTTTACAGACCTTTCAGACCTGTTGATATAAGAAAATGGAGGCTTGAGGTAAGTGGTTTATGTTATAATCCTTTAAAACTTGATATAAAAGAGATCATGGAATTTGAACAGCATACCCAGGTGTCCAGACTTAAATGTGTTGAGTGCTGGTCTGCAAAGGCAAGCTGGACAGGATTTAAGCCAGAACTACTATTTAACATGGTAAAACCAAGAAAAGAGGCAAAATATTTATATTTTTATGCTGCAGATGATTATTTTGAGTATATATCAATAGAAGATCTATTAAAGCCGAGTGTTTTGTTTGTTCATACTATGAATGGCAGACCGCTTTTACCAGAGTATGGAGCACCACTTAGGCTCATAATACCTTTTAAATATGGATATAAAAATGTTAAAACAATTACGAAATTGGTTTTTGTTGAAAAAGGTGGAGAAGGATACTGGTCTCAATTCGGCTACTCCAGTGAAGGAACAATCCAGCCAGGTCATGATTATTTACTTGATACAGGAGAAACCATTGAGATAAAAAAGCCAGGAGAGCTTGATTATTAATTTAATGGGAGGGCTAAAAATGGATTTAAAAGATTTTATGGATAAGATAAGCTTTTTAAAGCCAGGATGGTGGATTGTCCATATAGTGGGTATAACCCTTGTGTACATACTTGGTAATATCCTGTGGGGGTGAAATTATGCTTAGATATTTCATGAAATTTAAGCTTGGCTGGTGGATACTCCACATAATTGCAATAGCATTTACTTTTTATCTCGGACATATGGTTAAATTTAAATTTTAGGAGGGAAGTATGAACAAAAAATTGCTTATTATTGCACTTTTTTTACTTGCCCTTTCAGGGCTTCTTCTGCATTACAGAATACATCCCTTTGTTGTAACTGATAAACTCAACCCAGAAATAAAAATATTTGACTCGACAAAGTTTCTCGCCTTTATTTTTCCCCTGATTGATGTTGTGCTTGTTACGGCACTTTTTTTATCCAGGAAAACTGCTGTTTATGGTTATCTTTTTAATGGAATAATAGTTATTTACGGAACTGTATTAATGGCACACTACAGTATTGCTGAGATGTTTGCAAAGTCTATACCACTTGAACAGATGTTTCTAAAATCAACCTTTCCTGATATAGCTATAGCCTGGGCAGATTTTTTTACAGGAAAGGTTCTTTATGATATGTATTTGAAAGAATAATTTTATTTTTGAAACTCATTACTATAAGTTTTTTACTGTTTACTCATTACAAATTCCATCCATTGAGACCTGAAGCCACCCTTAGACAGTGTTGACATGTGGAGGTAAAATAGCAGGATAAAGCAAAGATGCATAGATAACTAATCTTACATTGTCCACCTAAAGTCCTTTGAGGAATTCTTTTAGGTTATTTAATTTCCTGTAAAAAAAGAGTTCATCATCGCTCCATAAAAAATTCCGATTCATTATTTGAAAAGAAGAAAATGTCGCAAATTTCTATAGCTTATACAAAAACTTGACAAATATTTTTTTTTAAATTAAAATCTCTTAAAAGGGTGAATGGTTGGGAAAGCTTCAAATATATTTGCTTTGGGGGCAATATGCTATGAGCATTAAAAATAAAAAAATTATTTGGAGGGCACTATGGGGTACAGAGAAGTCAAGAATTCTAATCAGCTTACCGCAAAAGACCTAATCTTTCCAGGTGAAGAAAATAGTAGATGGGCTGAACTTCTTGCTGAAACCATTTCAGGACTTAACAAGAAACTTCAGGATATTGAACCATTCTGTATTGGCCAGCATTACAATGAAGAGATTTACAGAGAGGTCTCAGGAGCTCTTGATAGTGTTATTCCCTTTTTTAAGGCTTTTGAAGAAGGTGTAAAGGACAGAAAGATTATTAAATGTGCCCAGTTTATATTCAGGGATAAAACAAACCCGATATTTTTAAAGAGTTATTATTTTAACAGGGCAAGAAACTGGCCAAGGGGTTATCAGGGCGATTATATAACAATGGAGAATTGTTATAAAAATATCCCTCTTTCCATTGGTATCGGCTATTATCTTGACCTTTATCTCCTGAACTCTCCCCTTGGAAAGGCTGTCAGAAACAGGATAAAAATGCTTGAAGAGATGCTCAGGCAAGAGCTTCAGAACAGGAAGGGTGGATCAGTGCTTAATATTGCTTGCGGTTCGTGCCGTGAGCTCATGGGTCTTGCTGTGGAGATAATGGATTATAAAGCTGATGTAACATGTATTGACAACGATGAAGAGGCCCTGAGGTTCTCCATGAAGAGACTATCTACACTGGGTCTTGACGAATATGTCAAATTTTTCAAATACAATGCAGTAAGGATGTTTGATGTTGACTCCAGTATGAGTGAGTTCAGGGGTCAGGATATTATTTACAGTGTGGGTTTCTTTGATTATCTGCCGTCAGATTTTCTGGTAAGGATGTTCAAAACGCTTTATAATATCCTTAATCCTGGTGGAGTTATTATAGTCGCCTTTAAGGATGCTGACAGATATGACCACAGACCCTATCACTGGATAGTGGACTGGGATGGTTTCCTTCAGAGAAATCCGACTGATTTCTACAGAATATTCCAGGCAGCGGGTATACCTTCATCAATTATAACTGAAAAAAGGGAACCCACAGGTATTGTTGTATTTTATACGATTCATAAAAAATAGGGTAGCTCGATGGAGTCATTATCAGGCAGTGTCGCCATTGTTACCGGCGGCAGTAGAGGTATTGGTCGTGCAATTGTAAAAGCGCTATGCAAAAAGGGAGCTAAATGCATTTTTACCTATATTTCAAGTGAGGCTCAAGCGAGGGAACTTTCTGTAGAGATTGAAGCTGAAGGAGGGGAGGCCCTACCTGTAAGGGCTGATGTAAGGGACTTTGAGCAGGTTAAGACCCTTGTTGAGAAGGCTAAGGAACTCGGAAGATACGATATTCTTGTTAATAATGCAGGTATAACACGAGACAGGGCATTTATGTTTATGAGTCCAGAAGAATGGCGAGAGGTTATAGATACAAATCTTACAGGTGTATTCAATACCACTCGGGCTTCCATAATCTCTTTTTTAAAGCAACAGAGCGGTAATATCATTAATATTTCTTCTTTAAGTGGAATACACCCCATGCCTGGACAGGTTAATTATGCATCTTCTAAGGCTGGTATCATAGGTTTTACTAAAGCACTAGCAAGGGAGGTAGCACCCTATAATATAAGGGTTAATGCTGTTGCTCCAGGATTTATTCATACTGACATGACAGAAAAGATACCTGCCAGATTGAGAGAAAAATTAATGGAGACAATACCATTCAAGAGATTTGGTACACCCGAGGAAGTTGCAAGGATCGTTCTCTATCTTGTAAGTGATGCATCATCCTATATAACAGGCCAGACAATAGAGATTGATGGAGGTCTCGGGCTTCTTGGATAAAAAGCAGGATGTTGTAATAACAGGTGCCGGTGTAATTTCACCTCTTGGAAATGGAAAGAATAAATTCTGGAATGCTCTTAGAAATGGAGAACAGTGTTTTTCTAAGATAACCCTTTTTGATTCATCAAAATTCAATATATCTATAGCCGGTGAGATAAAAAACTTTGATCCTTTAATTTTTTTTGAAAAAAGGAAGATAAAGGATCTTGACAGGAGCACCATCCTTGTCTGCGCTGCAGCAAAACTTGCTATTGAAGATTCCGGTATCATCATAGACAATGATAATACTCATCAGGTAGGTGTGAGCATAGGTGCGACCTTTGGCAGTCTGCACAGCATATCTCAGTTTGACCTCACAAGTTTAAGAGAAGGTCCCAGATTTGTAAATCCTTCTCATTTTCCAAATACCGTGATAAATTCTCCTGCAAGTCGTATCTCTATTTTATTTAATATAAAGGGCTTTAATACTACCATTTCTACTGGTTTCTGTGCAGGACTTGACTCCATCATATATGCCTCTGATTTTATAAAACTCGGGAGAGCTGATGCAGTTCTTGCTGGAGGGGTTGAGGAACTCTGTGAAGAAACTTTTTTATGCTTTCACACATTAGAATTTCTTTCCGGTTGTGATGGCTCAGAACCCCTTTCATGTCCTTATGATAAAAGAAGAAAGGGTTTTATATTTTCTGAGGGTTCGGCAGTAATTGTGCTTGAATCAGAAGAACATGCCATTAAGAGAGGTGCCACAATTCTTGCAAGGATTACAGGTTATGGCAGCGCCTTTGAACCAGAGGGAGATATAGGATTTGATAAGAAAAGTGGTGGACTTGAACTCGCAATTAAAGAAGCACTGAAGCAGGCTCATCTTGAGCCTGAAGATATTGATTATATATGTGGTGCCGCTAATTCAACCCCTGGTCTTGACAGGATGGAGACGGAGGCTATAAAGAATGTCTTTAAAGACTATGCTTATAAAATACCTGTAAGTTCTATAAAATCAATGCTCGGTGAGACCTTTTCTGCTTCAGGCACCTTTAGCCTTGTCGCTGCAGTTGGTGCAATAGTTGAGGGATTTATCCCGCCCACTGTGAATTACCTGATAAAAGACCCTGAATGTGATCTTGATTATGTTCCTAATATTTCAAGAACTGCAAGCATTAAAAGAGTCCTTGTTTTGAGCTCTGACCCCTATGGTCAGAATTCTGCTGTAATAATCGAGAGACCAGAATAATATCATTCCTTTACTGTGTTAAAATATTAAATGGTCCAGAGAGTAAGAACAGGTATCTCCGTTTACGGTGGTTATGTACTTGTAAAGGAAGAAGGCCAGGCCATTATCTTTGTTAGAGGTGCCCTTCCTGATGAGCTTGTAGATATAGTCATAGAAGAAAAGAAAAAAGATTATTCCCTTGCTCGGGTTGTTGAGGTTGTTGAACCATCTCAATGGAGGATAAGGCCAGTCTGCGCAGTATATGGAACATGTGGAGGCTGTCATTTACAGCATGCGGAATATGATTACCAGCTGAATATCAAAGTAGATGTCCTGAAAGACATACTTAAAAGGATAGCAAAAATTGAGATAGATATTGTACCCGTAAGGGCTTCAAGACCTTTTAATTACAGATACAGGGCTCAGTTTAAAATAGATAGCTCGGGTATAGGCTTTTATAAAGAGGGGAGCAGGCAGCTCGTTCCTCTGAGCTCCTGCCCGCTCATGATTGACAAGATTAACTTATTATTACCCTCTATTCAGGGATTATCAAAATTTCAATCCTTAAAGGAAATACATCTTTCAAGCAATGGGAGTGAAATTCTTGCGTACCTTAAAGGACTTAATTATAAGAATGAAGCAATAGAAATTTTTAATAAAGATGTTTCTGGAATTACTTTTGAAAATAAAAATCATGGTGCAGAATATATAAGTCTTTCCCTTGATGGTCTAAATTATACTGTCTCAGCAAAGAGTTTTTTTCAATCCAACTGGGAGCTGAATCTGGCGTTAATCAAACATATCTCTGAATTAATATACCGCCATGACATAAGGTTGCTTGATCTTTATGCTGGTGCCGGTAATTTTTCTATACCCCTGTCAAGGAAGGTCANGGAAGTAACCTCTGTTGAGGAAAATCCCGCTGCTTTCTTAGATCTTAAAAGGAATATAGCACTGAATGAAATAAAAAATATAAGAGCTGTTAATTTATCAGTCGAGAAGTTTAAATCTTCAGGTAAATATGATATTGTAATTATTGATCCTCCCAGACCGGGTCTCACTGACAGGGCCTTAAAGACAGTCCTTGAGGCTGAGCCTGAAGATATCTTCTATGTTTCCTGTAATCCATCGACCTTAGCAAGGGATATAAAAAAGATTTCAGACAGATATGAGGTGCGGGGCATTGAGATTTTTGATTTCTTTCCAAATACTTATCATATTGAAACATTAACAATCCTAAAAAAAAGGAGCTGAAATTTGGAGGAGATCGCGCTCTGTCAAGATGAGGTAACCAGAAGGGCTCATAAAGAACTTTTTGGTCTACCTGATGGTTCTTATATAATTTCAGAAGATATTAGAAAGAAGCTCTTTGAAATAAACCTTACTGAAGGCATAAAAGTACATTTATGCCTTAACTGGTCTGGACTCTTAAAAATTATCCTCTGGACAGATGATCCACCAAAGGGTTTTGTTAAAAATATTCTTCTTAGGGCAGGGGTTGAGGAGAAGGAATTAAACGAGCTGGATAACTCTGATATCCTGAATATTTTTTACTGGCTTTATTATGGAAATAGATTTAAGGTTCTCAGAAAACTCTGTCTTATGGCAAAGGAGCTTGCAGAGGATAAGGTTAAATCTATTCGTTTTGAATGTCATCTGATTGCTGAGGAAATTTCTAAGATTGTGGCAAGCACATTATGAAGCCTCAGATGTTAAAACTCCCTGTAAGGGAGATAAATAGTGTAATTGAGACACTGAGGAATGACCCTGTTGATAGCTTGATCAGAAAGGAGCTTCCATCTTCCTTTCTTGTCGGTGGTTATTTGAGGGATCTTTTTCTTGGCAGGATTGCCAATGACAGAGATTATGTAGTAATTGGAAAGCTTGATATAGAAGCAATAAAAAAAATTGCACAACAACTGGGAGGAAGTTTTTTTATCATAAAAAATCTGGCAAGGATTGTTCTTGATGGGAAAGAGATAGATATTACCTTTACAGATGACTCAATAGAAAGGGACCTGAGTAAAAGAGATTTTACGATAAATAGTCTTGCTTGGTCTCCTGAACGTGGCATTATTGACATTTATGGAGGACTCAGAGACCTTAAAAAAAGGATAATCAGGGCTATTTCTAAAGAAAACCTTTCTTCTGATCCTTTAAGGATACTGAGGGCATATAGACTATCTGCGGAGATAAAAGGTTCAATTGAACCTGTGACCAGAGATATACTTAAAGAGCTTAGAGTTCTAATTAAAAGGCCTCCTGCTGAAAGACTTACCTCTGAGTTGATAAAACTTTTAAACTTAGAAAACACAGATAGATATTTAAAGATGGCAATTGAAGACAAAATTTTTCAATTAATACTTGGAGTTAATAACAGAAATATAAACTATAATTTTAGATTTTGCAAAAAACTTACCTATTTTTATAAAAAAAATATGTTTTATGTATCCTCTAATTTTGACCAGGATCTAAATATACTAGGTTTTTTAAGGCTGGTGTGGCTGAGTTACAAAAAAGGGACATGGTTTTTAAGATTAAGCAAAAAAAATCAAAGACTCATTAATGCCTTTCACAGGATAATAAAAAGATGGAGCCCTGAAATTTTTAAAGATAAGAAAAGACTCTTTGAGTTCTTTTATGAGATAAAAGATTTGCCAGAAGGTCTTGGTTTTTTATTCAGTGATAAAAGACTCCTTAAAGAAGCTCAAAGATTTAAAAAAATAATGGATAAACCGTTAATCACAGGTCTTGATATACTAAAGAGCTGTAATATAAAATCCAGACAGATTGGAATCCTTTTAAAAAAATTATTGGCATTACAGTTTTCTGGCAAAATAAAGACAAAGGAGGACGGATTTATTGAGCTTCATAGACTTAAGAAAAAATTAAAATGAAAGATATTCCTTTAAAAAAGATTTTTTTTGTCTTTCTCAAAATAGGTACCTTCGCCTTTGGTGGTGTCTATTCCATGCTGGCCTTTTTTGAGAGGGAACTTGTACGCAAAAAAAGGTGGCTTAATGAAGAGGAATTCAGTGAGGCAGTAGCTATTGGACAGCTAACACCCGGTGCACCAATTATAAATACAGGAATATTTATTGGTTATTTCCTCAGGAGATTCCGGGGAGCTGTAGTAACAATACTCGGACAGGTTCTTCCTTCCCTGGTAATCGTTATTATCCTTGGTTATATATATGTAAAATACCGGGAAGTGCAAGAAGTGAAGGCTTTTTTAAAAGGAATAGGTGCAGCTGTTGTAGGACTTATTTTGAGTGTAATTTATAAGCTTAGCAGAAGGATAATAAATAAGCCGTCAGCTGCCGCAATAGGCTCTTCTGTGTTTCTACTAGCTTTTTTTAAAATAAACCCGATATTACTCCTCATACTTAGCGGCATAACTGGTCTAATTATTTATGGTAGAAGGAATGTTTAAATTCTTTTTTATACTTTTTTATATAAATCTCTTTACCATAGGCGGTGGTTATGCAATGATACCCCTGCTTGAAAAAGAACTTGTTCAGAAAATGCAGTGGCTCAGTCATCAGGAATTTTTAGAGGCCATAGCAATAGGTCAAATGACTCCAGGACCTCTTACAATCATGAATGCCTTTATTGGTTACAAACTCTTTGGAATTACTGGCGCTATTGGAGCAGCAGTAAGTACCTATCTACCATCCCTTATAATTGTTACTCTCATAAGTTATTATTACCAGGGATTCAGAAATTCGTCCGTTGTTAATGCTGTTTTTAAGGGTATAAAGCCTGCGGTGGTCGGCCTTCTTATGGCAACTGCGATAACAGTCGCAAATTCTTCTTTGACAGATTTTTATACTCTTTTTATCGCCATCTCGGCTTTTATATTAATAGCTTTTACAAAAATTGATCCCACCTTTGTAATCCTTGGTGCAGGTTTAGCAGGGATTTTAATCTACTAATTTGCCTTCTTAAACCCATAAATGTTAAAATTTAAAGCAAAAAAAGGAGTGAATGCATGGATAAAAAGATAGAGTATGGTTTAACCTTTGATGATGTTCTTTTACTGCCGGCCCGTTCTGATGTCCTTCCAAAGGATGTCGACCTTACCACTTATCTGAGCAGGCATGTAAAGCTTAATATTCCTCTTGTCAGTGCAGCAATGGATACAGTGACAGAATCCAATCTCGCTATCGCAATTGCCAGGGAGGGCGGGATAGGCATAATCCACAGGGCTATGAGCATTGAAAGACAGGTTAAGGAAGTAGATAAGGTGAAAAAATCAGAAAGCGGGATGATAATTGATCCTGTTACAGTTGATCCTGATGCAACACTTGCTGAGGTTGAAAAACTTATGTCCACATACAAGATATCAGGAATACCTGTCACAAAGAATGGAAAACTTATTGGAATTATAACCAACAGGGATATGAGATTTGAGACGAACATGAAGAAAAAAGTATCAGAGGTTATGACAAAGGAAAGGCTAATCACTGCTCCTGTTGGTACAACCCTTGAAGAGGCAAAGGAGATACTTCATAAATACAAGATTGAAAAGCTGCCCATTGTTGATAAAGATTTTAATCTTAAAGGTCTTATAACCATAAAGGATATTGAAAAAAGAAAGAAGTATCCAAATGCCTGTAAGGACAAACTCGGCAGGCTTATGGTTGGAGCGTCTGTAGGGGTGGGAGAGGAAGCTGTTTACAGGGCCGAGCTTCTTGCAAAAGCAGGTGCTGATGTTATAGTTATAGATACTGCCCATGGCCATTCAAAGGCAGTTATAGATACACTCAAGAAATTAAAAAAGAAATTGAGTATTGATATAATTGCAGGAAATGTTGCCACTGAAGAAGGTGCCCTTGACCTTATAAAGGCAGGTGCTGATGCAATCAAAGTAGGTATAGGACCTGGCTCTATATGTACCACGAGGATAGTTGCCGGTGCAGGCGTACCACAGATAACTGCAATCATGAATTGTTATAAAGTAGCGAAGAGATACAGGGTACCTATTATAGCAGATGGAGGAATAAAATACTCCGGTGATATAACAAAGGCACTCGCTGCTGGTGCAACAAGTGTTATGATTGGTAGCCTCTTTGCTGGAACAGATGAGGCTCCTGGTGAGATTGTACTTTATGAAGGAAGAAGCTACAAGGAATACAGGGGTATGGGCTCACTTGGTGCAATGATGCAGGGAACAAAAGATAGATACGGTCAGCAGGACGTTGAGCCCAAAAAACTCGTGCCGGAAGGAGTTGAGGGCAGGGTTCCATACAAAGGTCCACTTGCTAATACAATACACCAATTGATAGGTGGAGTAAAATCTGGCATGGGATACTGTGGCGCAAAAAATCTTGAGGAACTCAGGAAAAAGGCAAGGTTCATACAGATCACACAGGCAGGCCTAAGAGAAAGCCATGTCCATGATGTTATCCTTGTAAAAGAGGCCCCAAATTACAGGCGTGAATGGTAGAGATACACTTTGAGAAGATACTGGTCCTTGATTTTGGCTCTCAATATACCCAGCTAATAGCAAGACGCATCAGGGAAAGCAGGGTTTATTCAGAGATATACCCATTTAATGCCTCTATT
Above is a genomic segment from Thermodesulfovibrionales bacterium containing:
- a CDS encoding rubrerythrin family protein, translating into ARLFRAIAYAERVHATNHLNALNGSNLTLDNLDIAIEGENYEVQEMYPAYKAVAELQDEKKAVRSMHYALEAEKIHSALYSEAKDAVKGGKDLDIGEINICPVCGHTVVGKVPERCPICGVQGEKFKRF
- a CDS encoding chromate transporter; the encoded protein is MKDIPLKKIFFVFLKIGTFAFGGVYSMLAFFERELVRKKRWLNEEEFSEAVAIGQLTPGAPIINTGIFIGYFLRRFRGAVVTILGQVLPSLVIVIILGYIYVKYREVQEVKAFLKGIGAAVVGLILSVIYKLSRRIINKPSAAAIGSSVFLLAFFKINPILLLILSGITGLIIYGRRNV
- the fabG gene encoding 3-oxoacyl-[acyl-carrier-protein] reductase: MESLSGSVAIVTGGSRGIGRAIVKALCKKGAKCIFTYISSEAQARELSVEIEAEGGEALPVRADVRDFEQVKTLVEKAKELGRYDILVNNAGITRDRAFMFMSPEEWREVIDTNLTGVFNTTRASIISFLKQQSGNIINISSLSGIHPMPGQVNYASSKAGIIGFTKALAREVAPYNIRVNAVAPGFIHTDMTEKIPARLREKLMETIPFKRFGTPEEVARIVLYLVSDASSYITGQTIEIDGGLGLLG
- a CDS encoding molybdopterin-dependent oxidoreductase, with product MHKIAGKRGAVKRRDFLKIAGGIMASTILPSCLSNNVPLLKNEDRPGFYIRFYRPFRPVDIRKWRLEVSGLCYNPLKLDIKEIMEFEQHTQVSRLKCVECWSAKASWTGFKPELLFNMVKPRKEAKYLYFYAADDYFEYISIEDLLKPSVLFVHTMNGRPLLPEYGAPLRLIIPFKYGYKNVKTITKLVFVEKGGEGYWSQFGYSSEGTIQPGHDYLLDTGETIEIKKPGELDY
- the guaB gene encoding IMP dehydrogenase, whose amino-acid sequence is MDKKIEYGLTFDDVLLLPARSDVLPKDVDLTTYLSRHVKLNIPLVSAAMDTVTESNLAIAIAREGGIGIIHRAMSIERQVKEVDKVKKSESGMIIDPVTVDPDATLAEVEKLMSTYKISGIPVTKNGKLIGIITNRDMRFETNMKKKVSEVMTKERLITAPVGTTLEEAKEILHKYKIEKLPIVDKDFNLKGLITIKDIEKRKKYPNACKDKLGRLMVGASVGVGEEAVYRAELLAKAGADVIVIDTAHGHSKAVIDTLKKLKKKLSIDIIAGNVATEEGALDLIKAGADAIKVGIGPGSICTTRIVAGAGVPQITAIMNCYKVAKRYRVPIIADGGIKYSGDITKALAAGATSVMIGSLFAGTDEAPGEIVLYEGRSYKEYRGMGSLGAMMQGTKDRYGQQDVEPKKLVPEGVEGRVPYKGPLANTIHQLIGGVKSGMGYCGAKNLEELRKKARFIQITQAGLRESHVHDVILVKEAPNYRREW
- the bfr gene encoding bacterioferritin encodes the protein MKGDPRLIETLNSLLADELTAINQYMVHSEMCANWGYEKLHKHFEQRAITEMRHAEKLIGRIIFLEGIPIVSKLREMHIGDEIPKMLASDHALEMAAIKAYNEAIKLAGEVNDFATREILEDILKDEDQHVDGIEELQDQISHMTLPVFLTTQIEK
- a CDS encoding sulfite oxidase-like oxidoreductase produces the protein MPAPQILFLLMGSIDIHKRLPPGQKLRTDFPVLHYGDVPEISISEWKFRVKGLIKNDLIFTYKDFLKLPSVELVTDFHCVTGWSKFDLKWKGVLFKTIALLAEPLLEARFVNILAYGGYSTNLPLEVAMDDDVIFAYEYDGKTLTPEHGYPLRLVVPKRYAYKSAKWVREVEFLKEDRPGFWEVRGYSNTADPWKEERYA
- a CDS encoding class I SAM-dependent RNA methyltransferase gives rise to the protein MVQRVRTGISVYGGYVLVKEEGQAIIFVRGALPDELVDIVIEEKKKDYSLARVVEVVEPSQWRIRPVCAVYGTCGGCHLQHAEYDYQLNIKVDVLKDILKRIAKIEIDIVPVRASRPFNYRYRAQFKIDSSGIGFYKEGSRQLVPLSSCPLMIDKINLLLPSIQGLSKFQSLKEIHLSSNGSEILAYLKGLNYKNEAIEIFNKDVSGITFENKNHGAEYISLSLDGLNYTVSAKSFFQSNWELNLALIKHISELIYRHDIRLLDLYAGAGNFSIPLSRKVXEVTSVEENPAAFLDLKRNIALNEIKNIRAVNLSVEKFKSSGKYDIVIIDPPRPGLTDRALKTVLEAEPEDIFYVSCNPSTLARDIKKISDRYEVRGIEIFDFFPNTYHIETLTILKKRS
- a CDS encoding class I SAM-dependent methyltransferase codes for the protein MGYREVKNSNQLTAKDLIFPGEENSRWAELLAETISGLNKKLQDIEPFCIGQHYNEEIYREVSGALDSVIPFFKAFEEGVKDRKIIKCAQFIFRDKTNPIFLKSYYFNRARNWPRGYQGDYITMENCYKNIPLSIGIGYYLDLYLLNSPLGKAVRNRIKMLEEMLRQELQNRKGGSVLNIACGSCRELMGLAVEIMDYKADVTCIDNDEEALRFSMKRLSTLGLDEYVKFFKYNAVRMFDVDSSMSEFRGQDIIYSVGFFDYLPSDFLVRMFKTLYNILNPGGVIIVAFKDADRYDHRPYHWIVDWDGFLQRNPTDFYRIFQAAGIPSSIITEKREPTGIVVFYTIHKK
- a CDS encoding beta-ketoacyl-[acyl-carrier-protein] synthase family protein, with the translated sequence MDKKQDVVITGAGVISPLGNGKNKFWNALRNGEQCFSKITLFDSSKFNISIAGEIKNFDPLIFFEKRKIKDLDRSTILVCAAAKLAIEDSGIIIDNDNTHQVGVSIGATFGSLHSISQFDLTSLREGPRFVNPSHFPNTVINSPASRISILFNIKGFNTTISTGFCAGLDSIIYASDFIKLGRADAVLAGGVEELCEETFLCFHTLEFLSGCDGSEPLSCPYDKRRKGFIFSEGSAVIVLESEEHAIKRGATILARITGYGSAFEPEGDIGFDKKSGGLELAIKEALKQAHLEPEDIDYICGAANSTPGLDRMETEAIKNVFKDYAYKIPVSSIKSMLGETFSASGTFSLVAAVGAIVEGFIPPTVNYLIKDPECDLDYVPNISRTASIKRVLVLSSDPYGQNSAVIIERPE
- a CDS encoding chromate transporter, whose product is MFKFFFILFYINLFTIGGGYAMIPLLEKELVQKMQWLSHQEFLEAIAIGQMTPGPLTIMNAFIGYKLFGITGAIGAAVSTYLPSLIIVTLISYYYQGFRNSSVVNAVFKGIKPAVVGLLMATAITVANSSLTDFYTLFIAISAFILIAFTKIDPTFVILGAGLAGILIY